A window of the Lactuca sativa cultivar Salinas chromosome 7, Lsat_Salinas_v11, whole genome shotgun sequence genome harbors these coding sequences:
- the LOC111893977 gene encoding protein EXORDIUM-like 2 — protein MASNYHFATLLISLLAISVFQTSFSALVKEQPLLLKYHNGALLRGPVTVNLVWYGKFTPTQRSIIVDFLQSLNTVKGTRKAATPLPSVSSWWKTTEKYHNGSSVTVVGKQILDENYSLGKLLKNYHIQYLATKVAQPKSINVVLTAKEVGVEGFCMSRCGTHGSTKAKPRVAYAWVGNSETQCAGQCAWPFHQPIYGPQSPPLVSPNGDVGVDGMVINLATVLAGAVTNPFNQGYFQGPATAPLEAVSACTGMFGSGSYPGYPGDVLVDKSTGASYNAHGLNGRKYLVPAMWDPKTSACTTLV, from the coding sequence ATGGCAAGTAATTACCATTTTGCCACTCTCCTTATCTCCCTCCTCGCAATCTCTGTTTTCCAAACATCTTTCTCTGCACTCGTTAAAGAGCAGCCGCTACTCCTCAAATACCACAACGGCGCCCTTCTCCGAGGTCCGGTCACCGTTAATCTTGTTTGGTACGGCAAGTTTACACCCACCCAACGCTCCATAATCGTCGACTTCTTACAGTCTCTGAACACCGTCAAGGGGACACGAAAGGCGGCGACGCCGCTTCCCTCCGTCTCCTCATGGTGGAAAACCACCGAGAAGTACCATAACGGATCCTCTGTTACCGTTGTCGGAAAACAAATCCTCGACGAGAACTACTCACTCGGGAAGCTTCTCAAGAACTACCATATCCAATACCTTGCCACCAAAGTCGCTCAACCGAAGTCCATCAACGTTGTGTTAACTGCAAAAGAGGTTGGGGTCGAAGGGTTTTGTATGAGCCGATGTGGTACTCACGGGTCGACTAAAGCGAAGCCGAGGGTGGCGTATGCGTGGGTCGGGAATTCGGAAACACAGTGCGCCGGTCAGTGTGCTTGGCCGTTTCATCAACCGATTTACGGCCCGCAGTCGCCGCCGTTGGTTTCTCCGAACGGCGATGTTGGTGTCGACGGAATGGTGATCAACTTAGCGACGGTGTTAGCCGGAGCTGTGACCAACCCGTTTAACCAAGGTTACTTTCAGGGTCCGGCGACTGCGCCGTTGGAAGCGGTGTCGGCTTGTACGGGAATGTTCGGGTCGGGTTCTTATCCGGGTTACCCGGGTGATGTTTTAGTGGATAAGAGTACGGGTGCGAGCTACAATGCGCACGGGTTAAATGGACGAAAGTACTTGGTCCCAGCTATGTGGGACCCTAAAACCTCTGCGTGTACTACACTAGTCTAA